The stretch of DNA ttgCTAATTTGATGCTAACCTGTTAGCTTGTTGGCCGTTGAGGTCGAAGTTGCAAAGTTATTGGTCAGATATTAAAATCTCACTCTTACAACaccagagtgttttttttttaacctttatgTTTTACACTCTTCGATGTTTTTAAGCTGGAGACTCTAAAAAAACTTAAGAAGTCGGATCTAAACATTAATCTGACTCTAGGATTCATTGTTGTGCAAGAGTTTCCTCGTTTGGCAAACATCAGTGGAAAGTGAGTTGCCTACTATATAGATTGTATTCTCTCCTATAATGTACAATTTGCTGACTTAATGCATACTTCTGTACTAAAGGAAATGCTTTTAAGTCATTTAtgtgtgtggtttgttgtaGACAACAACATTGTAAATGTAACTGTGAATTTGGGGCGTGTGTATGTGAGCAGGCACTAGTTAAATAGACACAATAATAGCTCATAAACTATCTCATTCACTAACTGTCCCACAAAATACTCATAACTCACGATTTATAGCTTCTGAATATAGTTACACTGTGGCCCAAGTGGTGTAACCTGCGATAGTTTCTTTTGGTGACCGACTTCGTGTGTTTGTTCATACCTGGAGGTGTTTGCCCtgaatgtttctctgtttctttgctCAGATTTGCGTAAGCAGGCCAGACAGCTGGAGAATGAGCTGGACCTGAAGCTGGTCTCCTTCAGTAAACTCTGCACCAGCTACAGCGGCACCGGCCATGGCCAGAGGACGAGAGACAGCAGGTCAGCAGCACACGCAGTGTCACTGTAACGTGAAACCTCTTTGCAGATATTTGTGAATTGGCAAATCATTTTATTGCCGTTTCGACCTCCACCAAAAAAAATTATcatgtttaaatttgaaaaCTAGTGTTTAAACTTCTATATTATTTGCCCTGAACTACTTGTCAgacatgaatgaaaatgtatcATGAATGAATTTCTTTCTTACATCAGGTCTGAGTCTCTCGCCTCCTCTCATGACAATATGCTGGTTGCCATGACTACTGAGCTGGAGCAGCTCTTGGCCAACGTAAGTTACACATATGTTGTGTAGCAGCTTTTAAGTTTCCCTTCAGTAGCAGCTGATTCATGTTTCTTATACATTTCTGTGTTATACATCTTTCTTATCTTTCTAACCTGTCACTCAACCACATACAAATGTTGACTCTTGGCTACTTGATATTAacgttgttcctttttttttttttttttgacagctcACATCAGTCAATGACAAAATGGTCGAATACACAAACACCCCTGGAGTTTCATCACATAATGCAGCATTGATGCACACcttacagagacacagagacattttaCAGGTATGATACAGTCGTtccactttgttttattgttttctcaCTCATAAAAGTGTCTCAGCTTCACACGTGCAATTAGGTCTGTATGTGTTTGGACATATTTGTTGCATCTGAGCCCTTTGACACTGTTCAACTGGGTATGAAAATAGTTTAAACGTGAGTAACCTTAAACAAAATGCTGGGAGTGAGACCTTTTAGTACATTGCCATTATGAAACtatgacttcattaaaaaatgtgtaGGTGTCAAAACATATATGGACATACCTTAAGCTGCAGTTGTATTCTGTCATGATCTTTTCTTCCCGACTTGAGCTTATAATGTTTTCTTGTGCAGGACTACACTCATGAGTTCCACAAAACCAAAAGCAACTTCTTAAGCCTGCGAGAGCGAGAGGATCTGCTGGGCTCTGTTCACAGAGACATTGAGTGAGTACCTTCAGATATCTCTAGACGTCTCGATATCTCTGATGATCTTTAAGGAACTGGAGTCCAAGTCTCCATTTTCAGATGTAAAAATTTGCAGAGGATTACCCAAGACGTTTTATACAAGGTCAAGTCTGATTTAATTCTCAATTAATTTCGGTATCCAGCCGCAGAATGTCACTGATAATTTAGATGATTTAGTTTTGGTCCGATTTATTTGGCTTTGGTTCAGCACTGATTGTCAGATTGGGTTGAACAGCAATTGGATGTGTATCCAGgtaatgtctgtttttattatatattatattatatattttatattattattaatattgtttaatgtgtgtgttattgtattaaaatgtgtcGGTTAAAATCACATACTGTAATCTTTAAGACTTTTCCTGGACATTAATCATGATATGAtatagtaatttatttattaaattattcgtTTTCAAACTGGAACACTTAGGAAGTGCTTTTTTTGTTACATTCATTACATTTCCTACCTGAATTCCTTCTATCCCTGTTTCCTCTCCATTAcatttcttgtattttattttcttcctcctccttcgtgGATCTCTGCGCTGTAGTTCttgaccagcagggggcagatGTGTAGTTATTCTCTGGATTCCCCCACCCTCTGACCCTCTCCACTCCCTCTATCGTGTTTCATCCTCTAATACGAGGTACCACTTCTTATTAGTCGAtccccctcctttctctctctctgcctgtagctctctcttcctctgggGATCTCTCCCCTAAGTGCCTTCTACAGTAAATCAAACCACAAGGCTTTCATTCAGCCATAGCTGAGGGAGAGTGGTTACATCTGGCCTCCCTGATACAGAGAAATGCTTTAGTAGGAGAGCGTGAGCGAAAGACAGCCAGACAGTTGTCTGCTACTGTCCGCGATGACAAAAAAAGGATCGGATTGAATTTTAATTACTTCCATAGAGATGGAAGGTGTGGAGGAACAATGAAGGGAGAACAGATAATGGGCGATGAATTGAGTCCAGATAGAGAGGGGATGGTGTAAATAAGAGATGGTACTCGGTGCTTTGGGTTAAGCAGAGCTAATCACTTAAAAGCCTTAACGCAGGAAGTGCATAATCAGCATCCAGGCCTCCGTTAATTGGAGTGAGTGAAACACCCGTCGAAGCAAAGACTTGTGACAAACTTGAGTTTGATGGTGGTGTCTCCCTTTACCCTGAGTCTGTGTCAATGTCCGCCTCCTCCTTTAGGTAGTAACAGTAACAGATTGACGAAATAAGTTGTAAACTTTATTGTTCCTGTAACATTCTCCTTTCACAGCCCTGTTAATCCTGTAACTTTTTATTTGCGTCATCGTCAGGTCACATTTTCTCTTCGGGTTCAACTCTATCCAGGGAACTTTTCTCACGTGTAACAACGTGTTTTACCCAACATCATATGTCTCTGagataatcatttatttatccaaaaaCAATGACATCATAGTTTCTGTTTGGTCCAATTCCACAtcgtctctctcctctttcttacTCAGGTCCTACAAGAGTGGCTCAGGGGTGAACAACAGAAGGACCGAGCTCTTCCTGAAGGAGCACGAACATCTAAG from Mugil cephalus isolate CIBA_MC_2020 chromosome 15, CIBA_Mcephalus_1.1, whole genome shotgun sequence encodes:
- the LOC125021710 gene encoding Golgi SNAP receptor complex member 1-like codes for the protein MATSGNYWEDLRKQARQLENELDLKLVSFSKLCTSYSGTGHGQRTRDSRSESLASSHDNMLVAMTTELEQLLANLTSVNDKMVEYTNTPGVSSHNAALMHTLQRHRDILQDYTHEFHKTKSNFLSLREREDLLGSVHRDIESYKSGSGVNNRRTELFLKEHEHLRNSDSLIDNAISIAMATKENITFQRGMLKSIQTRVTTLANRFPAINSLIQKINLRKRRDSLILGGVIGVCTIILLLYTFH